The genomic DNA TCTCCCACCGaaataaatttcaaatttttttatagtgtctaatttttttttcgcaTCAGCATGCATATCTGATTGTCGATCGCTCTTCGCTATCTGACAGCCGTTCCTGggtgtctgcctccggcggctggggctccgccccagaccctggttgctcctgcttcgcaggagatttctggGACCGTTTGGCGAGCAGGTCCGGGAATGGGGTGTGGGAGAGGGAATCAGAGGTCGTTTCAGCGCCGAAAAAAGCGGCAGATTTGGGTCATTTACGGCCGATTTTTGGCCAGGACACCTGGAATTTTGAGGCTGAACCCCCCGAAATTGGCCTCCGAACCTCcgagaaacgactcgagcgcagcgagaggagcagcggggtctggggcgcagccccagccgccggaggcagacgaggcagaccctgaaCCGACATTGCATGTGCCCTGCAGATGGAAAAAAGTGAACGAAAGCCGCATGATCTGAAGGGGCAGAGATCTCGAGCGACCGGTGAGAGAGttgttattttatttgaagTGTAAAGGAGATATCTGAGCTGAGAGATTGGTTCGAGTAATGCTGCTGAGTAGGGTGGCAAGAGTCAGGGCTGCCGTGGACGGGGTTTTTATTGGCTGTTATGGCAGAGCAGGATCACGTTCTGTGAGGTTTAACAGCCGGACCCAGGAAGTCCATATCAGGACTTGGAAGAGCCCTCGAAGCGTGCTCGTTTCGCCAAAATCGTGTCTAGATCTCAAACTGGTACGTTTTTCGAGCACAGtttcagctgctgatgacgTGAATGGAGATGGTTTAAAAGATCAGACAGAATTAAGACCCCATGGATCAAGTCAAGATAAGTCTCGAGAGGACCCAGAAGAACTGAAAGAAGACCTTGATTCCAGAAAATTAAATTCAGAACTAATACATACGAGACTGAAAACTTCCAGGTTTTCTAAGCATTCAGAGAAGAATCTAGAATTAGAAGACCTGACTACTGACCGTCAGTTAGGAGACACAACAACCAAGTCAGAAACAGAACATCTAGAGGAACTAGAactggaaaaagaagaagaattagACTCAGCGATATACGTGCCTCGACCACCTCGAGAAGCATTTAAGATTCTGGCACATGACTCTCCCAATTCCCCTGGCAAGAGCGTGCCCAAATACAGGCAGCTGAgcaaacagcagcagtttctGCGGTATATGGGTCGTCACAAACTGATCCGAGAAATACTCGGTAATGTCTTCAAAGAATCCAATGCCTCGTTCGAGCAAAAAGTGCAAAAAGAAGCCATCGATATAGAGACAGTCAGTGCAAGAACATTGCTAGAACTAAGACTTGAATACACCAAAGAGGCCATGAAGACCCATTTTGATAGAAAAAGTGTTAAACTCTTTAGACGGCTGTCAAGCAAAACACATCCCCGTTGGGAACCATCAAAAAACTCGAAACCGTCGAGTGCCATCGACCAGTTCTGGTCTGAAATGATCTCAGCCCGAACAAGAGCTGAAGAATCCAACGAGCCCGTCGAGCCCTGGGCCGAATGGAAAGATTACGTCAACCTATCGCATGACCCTCCAGTGATTCCTGATCTACTCCGCATGGAAAAAGCGCTCGACCAGTACTCACGAACACTCATCTCCGACCAAAACAACATTAAAATCGTCCACCTCGCGACAACCGAAATGCTCTGCCGGTCCTTCGCCAAGTATCTGGCATACCAGGTCTCTCTCAACAGCCAGTACAGTCTAGAATCACCCACGCCAACAGAACTGGCATCAGCGTACGTACGGGGAGCACatacctccggcggctggggctccgccccagaccctggttgctcctgcttcgcaggagatgtCGGGGACCGTCGAaggaaacgactcgagcgcagcgagaggagcaacggggtctggggcggagccccagccgccggaggcagcacctccagaaagaaaattaCTAACAGTGAACAGAACACCAGCTGAGGAAACAGTTGAGGTCCCGACTATGTCGCCGGCGTTGGGGATTATTGATTTAGAGAACCCGGCGTGGCTGTTTCCGGCTGCCAGGATGATTCATAGGAAGGTGTATTTGCATATTGGACCCACGAATAGTGGAAAGACGTATACCGCGTTGAGAGCTTTTCAGACGGCCAAGTCTGGGTTTTACGCCGGGCCACTGAGACTGCTGGCTCGCGAGGTGTATAGTAGGATGAAGTCGGCGAGGATTCCGTGTAATTTGGTGACGGGTGAAGAGGTTATTGAGGAGTTCGACGAGACTGGACGGCCAGCTGGACTGTGTAGTGGTACTGTAGAGATGATGGATATCAACAGACAGATGGATGTTGCAGTGTTGGATGAGATCCAGATGATTGATGACGCCGAGAGAGGGTGGGCGTGGACCCAGGCGTTTTTGGCGGTGCAAGCCAGGGAGATTCATCTCTGTGGTGATCCTAATACTGAGGAGCTGGTAAGAAAACTGGCAGCACAGGCTGGTGATGAGCTCGAGGTTGTTAATTATACACGACTCAGTCCGCTTGAAATCGAGAAGCGAGAGTTGGGTGACGACTTGCAGAAATTACAGCCTGGTGATTGTCTTGTATTCTTCTCGAAAAGACACATTCTGGCTGCTAAGAACATTATTGAGGCCGAGACTGGTGATAAATGTGCTGTAATTTACGGATCATTACCAGCCGAGACAAGATCTAAACAGGCTGAGCTGTTTAATGATCCAGACAGCGATGTTAAATACCTGGTGGCCAGTGATGCTATTGGTATGGGACTGAACTTGGCAGTAAGAAGAATCATTTTTTCTCGAGTACGCAAGTTTAATGGCCATGAACTCATCAAACTTCCAATTGCACAAGTAAAGCAGATTGCTGGTCGTGCTGGTAGGTTTCAAACAGCTCCGTCTAAAGATTCTCGTGACACTCGATCAACTGGTAATGTCGGTTATGTAACATCGTTGCATGCTCATGATAGAGAGTACATTGAACAATGTCTAGCATTGCCATCACCTCCAGTTAAACAGGCAGCGTTCTTCCCTTCGGACACTATTATTCAAGAGTTTGCACACTTTATTGGTCCACAGAGTCCGTACCATCAGATGCTGGCGCGACTGGAAGCGTCTATCAAACTACCTCCACTATACAAGTTTGTAGATTTGTCCAACATGATCACCACATCCAAGATATTTGCCAATATTCGAGGATTGCTGTTAGAAGAGATGATGACACTGGCAAAAGCGCCAGTCAGTTCGACAGACGAACGAGTCAAGAGCGCGTTCTACTCCTTCTGTTTAGTAATTGCCAACGGCCAGTCGAAAACTATTACCGAGATCCCTAATACAGGAGTAGGATACCTTGGTATGTCAGTGATTCCAAACGCAAGACCCTCTGACACTTTCGAAAGCATTCACCGCGTTTTGTCGCTCTATTTATGGCTGTCGTACCGGTTCCCCACCCACTTCCTCGACCGTACAGGAGCCATGCAACTGAAAGAGCTCTGcgaaaccaaaatcaacgACCTCCTTAAGAAATCACCCTCCATCAGCCGGATCGTGGGTCGCAAAAAGGCCAAATCCTTCAAAGCCACAGCCCTCCACGACGACTCCGAGCCCCTCAACCACCTCCAGCCTCCATCCCCCCGCCGACCACGAGCTCCCACCCGTCGTTACTCCTCCTTCTAACCCTTcgtatttatttttgtacATAAACCCTCTGCTATCTCTCAAgggggctctgcctccggcggctggggctccgccccagaccccgctgctcctctcgctccgctcgagtcgtttccgcCGATGGTCCCCACGGTCcccgccaactcctgcgaagcaggagcaaccagggtctggggcggagccccagccgccggaggccagtTGAACCCTCCCTGGACCCTGGCATGCACGTACCCGGGAGGGCATATGCGTGTATGCGCCGGGGGAGGTTCGTAGCCACGTCCGGCGTCGATGTATGCCGTTGTTCCCCATTTATCTCATCCGCATCATCCACACTTCTGTATACTATCAATTGCACATTCAAAATGGCAGACGAGCAACCAATTGGTAAGTGGCAGGTGTTTCTGTGCTTTCGGTATTGTATCGGAATTGGTTTTGTTAGGTGTTTTTTGGGGGTTTTTCGGGAATTGAGGTTGATTACATTGGCGGGGCAACCCCACGTTGGCAGGTCAGACTCAGTGAAACGAGCTTATGAGCTCGGTTTGTGTGATATGGTTTGTTATTTTCAGTTTGAACTGATCAATGGACTGGAATTAGGATGATATTGAGAATGAGGAGTTTGGTTGAGATTGTTTGGTTGTGAAAAGTTGGAGATGGGGAGTCAGATGGACTAACAGTGGCAGTGCTTGACCAGGGAACTGGTTTTGTGAAAATTGGTCGGGGCGGTACTAACTTCCCTGACCACACTTTCCCGTCGATTGTAGGACGTCCTATTCTACGAGCTGAAGAACGTACTGATTTCAATGTCGAGATTCGTGATATCATGTGTGGAGATGAAGCCAGTGCAGTACGAAGCGCTTTACAGGTGTCGTATCCTATGGAGAATGGTATTATTCGCAATTGGGAAGATATGGGCCATCTGTGGGACTATTCATTCTACGAGAGAATGAAAATCGATCCTCGTGGCCGGAAAATTCTGTTGACCGAGCCACCATTGAACCCAGTTGCCAACCGAGAGAAGATGGTCGGGACCATGTTTGAGAAGTACGGATTTAATGGTGTGTATGTGGCCATTCAGGCTGTTTTGGCATTGTATGCACAGGGTCTATCGTCAGGAGTCGTGGTTGATTCGGGAGACGGTGTTACACATATCGTGCCTGTTTACGAGTCAGTCGTGTTGAACCACCTGACCCGTCGTTTGGACATTGCTGGTCGAGATATCACCAGAAACCTCATTAATTTATTACTTAGACGAGGATACGCGTTTAACCGAACTGCGGATTTCGAGACTGTGCGCCAAATCAAGGAAAAGTTCTGTTATGTCAGTTATGATCTCGAATATGACGACCGACTGGCTAATGAGACTACTGCTCTTATGGAGACTTATGAGTTGCCTGATGGCCGTACAATTAAGCTTGGTCCCGAGAGATTCCAGGCTCCCGAGTGTCTATTCCAGCCACATTTGGTAGACAGCGAGCAGCCAGGAGTCGCCGAGTTCCTGTTCAACACCATTCAAGCCGCTGATGTCGATATCCGGTCGTCGCTTTATAAAGCCATTGTACTATCTGGAGGATCCAGTATGTACCCCGGCCTACCCAGTCGACTGGAGAAGGAGCTGAAGCAGCTGTGGCTGACCCGAGTGCTCAACGGCGACCCCGAACGACTGAGTAAGTTCAAAGTGCGCATCGAAGACCCTCCACGAAGACGACACATGGTGTTCCTCGGCGGAGCGGTGCTCGCCAACATCATGCATGATAAAGAACACATGTGGATCTCCAAAGCCGAGTGGGAAGAACATGGCGCCAACATCCTGTCCAAACTCGGTCCTAGATAACTTGTTTATACATTGTTTTCATTCTTTCGCGGGGATGtggcactgcctccggcggctggggctccgccccagaccctggttgctcctgcttcgcaggagatggctgcGACCctcgacgtaacgactcgagcggagcgagaggagccacggggtctggggcagagccccagccgccggaggcacatcgccagtggtagtagtagtagatAGTCTATTTACTTGTGTCCGTTGACACCGGTCAGTTGTGACATGTACGTGACGTAGTCGAGACTGACGCCCTCTTCTTCGGATTCGTTGGCGCCTTTGGCAAGGGGCATGCTGTTTTTCAGCTCATCGATCATGGAGTCGGGGATGAGCGAGTTCTGGAGATCCAGTTCTGTCACGTATGGTTTGCCGTTAGCAATGTCGAAAAACGATTGGTACACTTGCTCGGCTGTTTGCTGGTCTTCTGTCACTTCGACCATGAACTTGATGAACTCTTCGAACGAGACTCGCGAGTTTCCTCCACTGGCAACTACAAACACTTGATGCATCTCCTCTTCTGAATATACCAGGCCAAGACTGGCAAGTGCTCCAGAAAACTCGCTTTCTTGGAGCGAGTTGCGTTGTCCCTTGTCAAAAAACCGGAACACAGATTCAAACTCTTCAAGCTGGATGGGCGTCAGATTCGTCATGCTTCGTGCCACTATCTGGTTCTCTATAAATGCAAGTTTCTTGACCACTGACTGTTTGGCAAGACCAAGTTCGTACTCTAGCTCGTTTAATGAATACACCGTGTAATCGTTTTCTTCCACGTTGGCTTCCAGACATTGATCGTCTAGTTTTTTTAGGTCGGCCAGCATCCGGTCTAGCGGCTTCAACTGGTCACTGAGAATCGTAATGCCTTCCAGCTGCTTTTCTAGCTCACCCTCTAAATCGCTTATTTTTAATGACACTGTGTCTAGTGACAGTGATAGCTCATTGGCAGTATCGGCAAAGTTCTTTCTTAGTTTCTCTTTGATTTGTCGCatggtgttgttgatggCTCTTGATCTGGTGGCTTCTGCTGATATCAGCTCTCGCCAGATCTGTTCAAGATCTTGTAGTCGCAGACCCTCTGGAGGGACATATTCTCTCAGTCCATATGTGGCCAGTTTTGTACGAATGTTGCCCAATAGTGATGCAAGTTCAGACTTTTCAGTGATCCATTCTCGTTTAGTTGTCTTTTTATACTCGCTGAATCGACTCGATTGTAATTTGGCATCGCTATAAGTACCAGAAAACTCCGACTTGGCCCATGATTCttgtgtttttttgataGATTGGATCAATACCTTCATTCGTTTCTCAAAATTATGCTGCATTGTCAACGCAGAAGACGTCACATCGACAAACTTTTCGAGTCGACGTCCAGCAGTCTCTATCTTGTCCAGTGCCGAAAACGCATGAAACCAGTATGCAACGTAAGTCATTACGGAACGCTCGTCGGGTGATTTCACGTCACAAATATCTTCTACGTCAAGCAATTGTGGAATGccaacttcttcagctgctaatTTGAATGCTAGAGAAACGTTTTTCTTGTGATTGGATTTATCCAGctcgtcaaaatcaatcaagtcAGGACGATGACGGTCCATTAATGCACAAAATGCCAGTCCATCAGTCcaagatgatgaaaagtCTTTAATATTCACTCCTGGATATCCTGCTGTTTTACGTTGACACCATAACAGCAGACCCTCTTTTGCAGAAAGACCTTCTTCGTTGATTTCGGAAATAGTGAATCTCAAAATAAGGATCCACAGTAGTCCTAGAATCAGCTTTAGATTGCCCTCTatgatatcaccagcaccaatatTGTGTAGAAGGATGCCTCGATGCTTGATAAATGCTAACGCAGTATTGATGTTTTCAGCCTTTTGTACGTTTAATCTGGGATTTGGATTATATCGGCCAAGCGGCTCATTGCCTATTATCTCTAATAGTTGAATAAGTCGTACTCCACTAGTGAAATCTGTTATCAGATCTTTCATAGGTGGGATATTGTTGGCTTCGAAATATGTATTCGCCCATCGTAAAAAGGCTTTGTGCTGTGTTGCGATCCATCCGGGAAGCGGTTTACTGCCGTTGGACGTCGTAGTCATTATATTCGATGTCGTTATCATTGCTGCTATAATCGGAAATAATCGTAAGGATTAAAAACCTGCTGAtactattattttcaagagaTGGAAATAAATTTCGTTAAAATGTCGTCCAAAACTGTTGGCTCGCGAAATTCAAATGCGTATAAAACCCAGCCTGTTGGTGTCGATTTCGTGTTTACTGTCTTTGAAATGTCTCTGTTCTACTTCGCTTATTCCTGTAAGACATGGGTTGACATGGGTACCAGGTGTCGGATATCAAACTTGGTTCATgcaataatgataataaataaataaataaaaactcCTACGATTTGAAtatgaaataaatagtcaAACAATTGGATTGTGCGTCGAATGCTATGGCCACCTACTTTACTCAATTCAATTACAAGGATTGAAAAACAACGAACGATATCGAACGGAATAATATGGTATGATCAATTACTGATGTCCAAAAAACCCGGACTAACCGAATAGTCTAGTCAACAAATCAATGTGagaaaagttcaaaaatCAAGATCAAATACCAGACAAAACGAGGTTCGATTTGAAATTCCAATCCAAGTGCAATCTAAAAGTCCGTTTAAAAGATCTCACAACTCTGTAGTTTCcacaatcaaatcaattgaAGCACCGTTTAAAAGATCTTGATGTATAGGAATAAACCTGTAACTGGTCAGTTCTAACTCGTTCCAACCAACTTTAAACAGATTTAAGGTTGAAGTCAATATAGTTTCAGTCTTGTAGTGTGAGCAAATCACCCATTTAATGAAGTAACCTGATATCCCTTGCAACAATCCGATAAGTTTATATTTTGACCTGTCAAGACTTGCTCGAAATCCTCAAATAATACTCGACgaagtaaacaaaaaaagaccTGCAATAGATTCACTAgtaaccaccaccaccaaattCGATATCGGTACTGGATTATACTAATAATTACTAACACAGTCTCAAACCCATCAAAcaaaccttttttttcttactAACTGTCCCTGTGTTCTGTGTATTGATTCACCCTGGTGGGGGCGGAGCGTCCTTGAAGTTTAATTAAATCTCACACGAGAGGCGGGGTGGTCAATTACTGAAGTGGGACACCATTATAAAGAATGCATACGCAGTCGACGCGACTAGATTTGCTCCTGCACATCTTACAAGTATTTCTGTATCGAATATTACTTACGAAATTTTGTTACTTCTAATTAAAGTAATAATTTTAGTGAATCTAGATAAGATGCGGCGATGACGTtagtttatatatataccaacttccatcttcaccactGACCTTaaccagtaccagttgCTTAGTATGCTGGAACTATAAAAGAAACATTTAGGGCCTACCCTAAtggataatattaatattaaagAAGAATGATAATTTAGCTACCACTAAAAGCCATTCATATATGTCCAATTGGATCTGCTATTGCGTGTTTATTAATAACACCCCCTGAATTCAATGTTTGTTTACCTGCAATGCACTCTGGCCTAGATACCAGGCAAGTGTCCAATTATTTTCTGGTCTAATGAGGCTATGCAACGCGTAATGTGGCGATTAAAAAGTACTTTTGAAGGAAGTTGAATGAAGCAAAAAAGATGttttcaaattcatcaCTGCGAATTCTGCGGATCGAACGCAGGACCTCCAGATATCAAGACCAAAGTACACTTCAGTCTGGCGCTCTCCCAACTGAGCTAAATCCGCTAACCATTGGACATGATTCTTGGTGTTCCGTCCAGAGCTAATATTACCACAAAAATAGGCCATTTTGTGGGCCCAGCTTCCGTTGCTATGTCTTTAATTTAGGTCCTAATACTGTTCTCTATACGCTCAAGCCGGGAATAGAGGCTCTGACCACGGTTTGGGTCCGTTTTGTACCCTTTAAAACTGCACCTGCAGCCTGATAGAGGCCCTGTAAAGGCTTTTGAACTAGCCAAAGCTTGCCAACGGTTCGAGGATTGGCTATTCTCCTTTCAATAAGATATAAATAGCCAATTTATTAATAGTTTCTGAAGATTGATAACATTAAAGTTATTATTTAACACTTTGTGGAATAAGAATAAGCTGAAGAAGTGTTCAAAACTTCATGAATAtatgataaatatatccTTCTCAGTATGCTTATATCGATTCTGAGATTGCTACAGTCGGGGTAATTATGGCGAGCTGTATGATAACGACGACATTAATTCATACTCCATTCAAACAACATGGACTCAAATCGAGGTAAGTCGACCacaaaatagaaaaatGCAGTTATAAATGGTTGACTAACTTTTGATAGTACATCCCCTTTTGGCACAAGTCCCACTAATTGTTTCGCCATCGCTACGACCGCCACAAGCGATCACACTTCCTTATAATTTCCGCAAACTTCCAAAGACACTACCACCAGAGGTTGGTTCTTTCGATGCTCTTGAAAAGGTCATAACTGATACAAGTGGATTTTTGGATGCTTTAGATGTAAAACATACAGAAAGATGCGATGCATACGAGAAATGGAAGAAAGAGGCCGAAAAACAGGAGATACAAGAGAAGCGCCGTATCGCACCAGGATACCTGGATACCTCTAATCGGATATTAGAACCTGTTAGACAGGTCCAAAGCCCGACAACGTCAAATTCTGTTCCATCATCGCCGgttcaagaaaaagaaccAGAATCCGAACCAGAGTCAGTAGAGGACCAACTGCGACAGGTGTTTGATAATGTCACCATTAAATAGGCCATTGCTTTACCTGCTATGACTACATCAGTCCAGACTTCTGTCGgtctgttcttgttgatatttcaaGATAATACACAATCTTTCTTGCCTTTGAAGACATTCCAGTCGGCTCAGCGAGAAAGAATATCACTTCCGTACTTGTCTAAAGTAGTTTGAGCTACATGGAGTGGATGATTGGGCGGTGTCAACTTGATCTTAAACCATAGCACATTCAATCCACGCCTAATCAGAAGtacttatttatatattaacTATTTTGCATTGAAATTAACTGTCTGGAATTTCTCTCTTAACTTATGACTGAAATACTGGTATCTTGATACAGTCACGTGATCGTTCATTTCTCGATATATTTGATCTCTCCGGAGTTCAGATAATTGTTTAATTTTATATTTCCACATTTCTGTCAGTTCAGTCGGCCTGCTATGCGATTCAAGGCGACTATTCACAATGCGGATGTGTTTCGAAGTAAGTATACGGGAATCCAGCTGAACCATATTCTACTACCACTGACAGTCTCCACCATCCTAGACACTCCGCTTCGTCTCCAACGATCCTAGacgctccgcgaagcggagcaccacggggtctggggcggagccccagccgccggaggcaaacgGGGCCACAAATATGTTACAAACCAGTCCAGTAACAGTCAGGAAGTGCTAACGAGATTCAATTGCAGATATTTGTGGCGCATTGGCGACGTTGAGGAAGGTATGTCAGATGCATCTTTCGCCCACCGAGCTCCGTCTGGTGTCTCTCGTCGACAAAAGCAGTACTCAGCTGTGGAGTATTCACCCTGTGGAGCTGATGTTTGATGACTACGTGGTTGTATCGAACGACGAGAACACGATAATTCTCGAACTGAACATCGATACCATGTACCGAGCGATACGGTCGTTTGATACTGGTGGACGAGGGATCGGATCGATTTCCCTGAAACTCAGAAGACAGAACAAAACGCCACTCTTACGAGTCAGTTTTGAACAGTCCATGGGAATTGGAGATAGTACATATGTCCAGCATGAATTTCCTGTCAGATTAGTCCGAGTTGACGAACGAAAAGCCATAGAAGAACCGCAATGTCCACCGCCAGACCTCTACCTCGAACTGCCAAACGCACTGAGTGAAATTAACCGAGTCATTGACAAGTTTAAAGCACTAGGAACACATGTTCGGATCCGAGTCAACAAACTCGGCCACATCTCTTTCGAAGTTCATGGTGACGGTCTACGAGTCGAATCAACATTCAAGTACGGGAAAGTCGTGCTCGCAGTTGACGACGAAAACAATACCACTCAACCACCAGAACTCGAACAAGACCCGTATTCCAACGAGCCAGCCAACGACCCCTCTGTAACAGTCATGCTCAAAGACCTGTCCAACGTGCTCCGAATCACCACCGTCGTCAAACGAATCGTGGTCGGCGTCTGCAACGAGTACGCCCTTATCCTCTACTGCTACCTCGACCGCGATCCGGACAAACACGACGATTCCGGCGACGAAGAGGTGCTCACGTATTATATGAGCCACTTCGACGTATAACTGGGAGAGGgaggtgtgcctccggcggctggggctccgccccagaccccgctgctcctctcgcttcgctcgagtcgggcgtcggggtgTCCAGTTCGCTCGGACGGCACAAGTATTTATTTGCAGACTGTTCTATGTGTTTTTTTACAcggtatttatttattgcttgATGAAGTCGTTCATGAAGTCGACAAGCAGGTCGATGCTCTTCTCCGAAACAGCGTTATCTGTGTCATGTTAGTACTAATAACCCACcagctgggaccgtcgacgcaacgactcgagcgcagcgagaggagcagcggggtctagggcggagccccagccgccggaggcaaaacaTCCCCAGTAGACTTACAGTTGGAAACACGGATTCCCCCGACCGAACGGTGACCCTTGAGACCGGTGAGGCCCCAGATGGCTGCTTCTTTGATAAaagtttcttcttttccatcTCCGGGGATGGTGAAGACAATGTTCATGTTGCTGCGGGCAGTAGGGGCCACTGGAGATTTGTAGATCTCGGGGTGCTTGTCGAGGAGAGCGTAGATTTTGGCAGCCTTGCGTTTACTTTCTTCACCTTGAGCTTTGAGACCGCCTTTGGCTAGCAGGTGCTCGACGTTCAATTGCACGATTCGTAGCGCGAAAATCGACAGAGTGTTATAGGCCGAGTTGTTCTTGACAAGAGTGGGGAAGTCCAAGAAGATGGGGATGATGGGCACTTGTAACTGTCTCAATTGCTCGAGAGAAGCATGTTGCAATAGactcttcttgataatGTATAGCGAGATACCGGCAATGCCAATGTTCTTTTGAGCACCTCCAAAGATGAGTCCAAACTTGGACACATCAACTGGTTTGGATAGGAAGTTTGACGACATGTCAGCAACCAGTTCAACTCCTTCAGGAACCTCAGGAGGAGCATGGAATTCGACACCTCCAACAGTTTCGTTATCACAATAATAAACATAAGCAATGTCTTCAGCATTAGGAGTGAATTTCCAGTCCGATTGAGCAGGAATCACACCATATTTGCCGTTAGGAGTGAATTTTCTAGCATCAACAACGATATTGACATCGGCACCTAATCGTtccgcttcttcagcagctttttGACTCCATGATCCAGTAACAATATAATTGGCAACACCTTTCTTGCCAGTCTTATGAGCATGAGCTGCTAACAAATTACCagcgacagcagcaaaacCGCCAGTACCACCACCCTGAGCAAAAAACACCTCGTGAGTATCAGGAACGTCCAAAAGCTGAGTGACTTTCTGTTTGGTagtattaataatatcaattgCCTGTGACGAACGATGAGACATCTCGCCCAAACCGATCCCCAAGTTCTGATACTGAATGAGCTCTACAGCGGCCTGTTGAAGAACCTCTGTAGGCAACAGAGCAGGTCCTGCTCCAAAATAGTGAGGAGGCGCTCTGTCTAATTTGTTAAGAACCATTGCAAATCTCTcgttattttttttgttcaaaaAATCCACGTTTCTCCGTCAGGTCTGAATCCACGAAAGAGTCAGGCTGATTCAGTCtcgatatatataaatatgcacAAAGAGAGATGACTCTCCGACGACTCCTCCCAAACGGGAAACTCACCTGCAGATCTTCAACATGCCGGATAAATCTACTCTGgtcggggtctgcctccggcggctggggctccgcccc from Sugiyamaella lignohabitans strain CBS 10342 chromosome D, complete sequence includes the following:
- the SER1 gene encoding O-phospho-L-serine:2-oxoglutarate transaminase (3-phosphoserine aminotransferase; catalyzes the formation of phosphoserine from 3-phosphohydroxypyruvate, required for serine and glycine biosynthesis; regulated by the general control of amino acid biosynthesis mediated by Gcn4p; protein abundance increases in response to DNA replication stress; GO_component: GO:0005737 - cytoplasm [Evidence IDA] [PMID 14562095]; GO_function: GO:0004648 - O-phospho-L-serine:2-oxoglutarate aminotransferase activity [Evidence IEA,IEA]; GO_function: GO:0004648 - O-phospho-L-serine:2-oxoglutarate aminotransferase activity [Evidence IMP,ISS] [PMID 8017107]; GO_function: GO:0003824 - catalytic activity [Evidence IEA]; GO_function: GO:0030170 - pyridoxal phosphate binding [Evidence IEA]; GO_function: GO:0008483 - transaminase activity [Evidence IEA]; GO_function: GO:0016740 - transferase activity [Evidence IEA]; GO_process: GO:0006564 - L-serine biosynthetic process [Evidence IEA,IEA]; GO_process: GO:0006564 - L-serine biosynthetic process [Evidence IMP,ISS] [PMID 8017107]; GO_process: GO:0008652 - cellular amino acid biosynthetic process [Evidence IEA]; GO_process: GO:0008152 - metabolic process [Evidence IEA]; GO_process: GO:0009113 - purine nucleobase biosynthetic process [Evidence IMP] [PMID 10509016]; GO_process: GO:0009070 - serine family amino acid biosynthetic process [Evidence IMP] [PMID 1326413]); the protein is MVLNKLDRAPPHYFGAGPALLPTEVLQQAAVELIQYQNLGIGLGEMSHRSSQAIDIINTTKQKVTQLLDVPDTHEVFFAQGGGTGGFAAVAGNLLAAHAHKTGKKGVANYIVTGSWSQKAAEEAERLGADVNIVVDARKFTPNGKYGVIPAQSDWKFTPNAEDIAYVYYCDNETVGGVEFHAPPEVPEGVELVADMSSNFLSKPVDVSKFGLIFGGAQKNIGIAGISLYIIKKSLLQHASLEQLRQLQVPIIPIFLDFPTLVKNNSAYNTLSIFALRIVQLNVEHLLAKGGLKAQGEESKRKAAKIYALLDKHPEIYKSPVAPTARSNMNIVFTIPGDGKEETFIKEAAIWGLTGLKGHRSVGGIRVSNCKSTGDVLPPAAGAPP